Proteins encoded by one window of Streptomyces clavuligerus:
- a CDS encoding serine hydrolase, which produces MAGRSPDTLDQKNVPTGNDGDERDPRPADEGTTSPATDEVPPRSEDADDETGADDETVDAESAESAEGTEGSEKAEEAETPADEKPESAVPGPKEPKPEPEPEATAEPAKPAESSETTRVIALPRTGTDRTGTDGKDADPTSDAPVPDDATRSLRKPRPSWAVDPDAPAKPVPTPREQTPEQAQKQAQKQAQKQAPERDRTPERDKAPKPKPVPEPKPARTPAAASAPDAASDAALVQRQRQEQTRKREQEREDARARLDLLARLSVPAGSSAAPRSRGRARLAMIAIPLAALLLVIAFVAVQLLRPLPDPVLTLRDSASSTTLGGDRISIPWPKEGQGAVTVAGSGVYETFGPEKSVPTASTAKIMTAYVLLRKHPLKRGEPGPTITVDAQTVAEGKAKDESRIEGLTEGQTFSQQDMLKMLMIPSGNNIGRLLARWSTKTDDQTAFVREMNEAAKDLGMKNTVYTDPSGLDKGTVSTAVDQLKLAEAVMEYDVFRDVVALPNAEIPGHGRIYNNNDRLILAGLGIVGIKTGSNTPAGGTLSWAAYKTFDGEDRLILGTMMAQHAPGPDINGGDSLVLVQDNSRKVVASVREMLTSANVVKKGEVVGHVDDRFGRRIPVVTTKSLDLVGLSGQKVTLTYGRKGDGALSRTARAGAVVGELTVGNGPDAHRIPLALKEGLTEPSLGTRLTRLG; this is translated from the coding sequence ATGGCGGGGCGGTCCCCCGACACACTCGACCAGAAGAACGTGCCGACGGGGAACGACGGCGACGAACGCGATCCGCGCCCGGCCGACGAGGGGACGACCTCACCGGCCACCGACGAGGTGCCGCCCCGGAGCGAGGACGCGGACGACGAGACGGGGGCCGACGACGAGACGGTGGACGCCGAGTCCGCCGAGTCCGCCGAGGGCACAGAGGGGTCGGAAAAGGCTGAGGAGGCGGAGACTCCGGCTGACGAGAAGCCGGAGTCCGCCGTTCCCGGGCCCAAGGAGCCGAAGCCGGAGCCGGAGCCGGAGGCCACGGCCGAGCCCGCGAAGCCCGCCGAGTCCTCGGAGACCACGCGGGTGATCGCGCTGCCGCGCACGGGCACGGACCGCACGGGCACGGACGGGAAGGACGCGGACCCGACCTCGGACGCTCCCGTTCCGGACGACGCCACCCGCAGTCTGCGCAAGCCGCGCCCGTCCTGGGCCGTGGACCCGGACGCGCCCGCGAAGCCCGTGCCCACGCCGCGGGAGCAGACACCGGAGCAGGCACAGAAGCAGGCACAGAAGCAGGCACAGAAGCAGGCCCCGGAGCGGGACAGGACACCGGAGCGGGACAAGGCCCCGAAGCCGAAGCCCGTACCGGAGCCGAAGCCTGCCCGGACACCCGCCGCCGCGTCGGCGCCGGACGCGGCCTCGGACGCGGCACTGGTCCAGCGGCAGCGGCAGGAGCAGACCCGGAAGCGGGAGCAGGAACGGGAGGACGCCCGCGCGCGGCTCGATCTGCTCGCCCGGCTCTCCGTCCCCGCCGGGTCGTCCGCCGCCCCCCGCTCCCGTGGCCGCGCCCGCCTGGCCATGATCGCGATCCCGCTGGCGGCGCTGCTGCTCGTCATCGCCTTCGTCGCCGTCCAACTCCTGCGCCCGCTCCCGGACCCGGTCCTCACCCTGCGCGACAGCGCCTCGTCCACCACGCTCGGCGGGGACCGGATCTCCATACCCTGGCCCAAGGAGGGACAGGGCGCGGTCACCGTCGCGGGCTCCGGCGTCTACGAGACCTTCGGCCCGGAGAAGTCCGTACCGACGGCGAGCACCGCCAAGATCATGACGGCCTATGTGCTGCTGCGGAAGCACCCCCTCAAGCGGGGCGAACCCGGGCCGACCATCACGGTCGACGCGCAGACCGTGGCGGAGGGCAAGGCCAAGGACGAGTCCCGGATCGAGGGACTCACGGAGGGTCAGACCTTCAGCCAGCAGGACATGCTGAAGATGCTGATGATCCCGTCCGGCAACAACATAGGGCGGCTGCTGGCCCGCTGGTCCACCAAGACGGACGATCAGACGGCGTTCGTCCGGGAGATGAACGAGGCCGCGAAGGACCTCGGCATGAAGAACACCGTCTACACCGACCCCAGCGGCCTGGACAAGGGGACGGTCAGCACCGCCGTCGACCAGCTCAAGCTGGCCGAGGCGGTCATGGAGTACGACGTCTTCCGCGATGTCGTCGCCCTGCCGAACGCCGAGATCCCCGGCCACGGCCGGATCTACAACAACAACGACCGGCTGATACTGGCCGGTCTGGGGATCGTGGGCATCAAGACCGGCTCCAACACCCCCGCGGGCGGCACGCTGTCCTGGGCCGCGTACAAGACGTTCGACGGCGAGGACCGGCTGATCCTGGGCACGATGATGGCCCAGCACGCCCCGGGGCCCGACATCAACGGCGGCGACAGCCTGGTGCTGGTGCAGGACAACAGCAGGAAGGTCGTCGCCTCGGTGCGCGAGATGCTGACCTCCGCGAACGTGGTGAAGAAGGGCGAGGTCGTCGGCCATGTCGACGACCGCTTCGGCCGCCGGATCCCGGTGGTGACGACCAAGTCCCTCGATCTGGTCGGCCTGTCCGGTCAGAAGGTGACGCTGACCTACGGCCGCAAGGGCGACGGAGCCCTCTCGCGCACGGCGAGGGCCGGGGCCGTGGTCGGTGAGCTGACGGTGGGGAACGGTCCCGACGCGCACCGGATTCCGCTGGCCCTCAAGGAGGGGCTGACGGAGCCGTCCCTGGGCACCAGGCTGACCCGGCTCGGCTGA
- a CDS encoding MFS transporter, with translation MRGSSAARTALALSCTTHFLVLFDVSVMTVALPSIQSDLGFTPSGLQWVVSAYTLAFAGLLLLGGRLADLYGHRRVFTAGLAVFTVASLLGGLATDPATLIAARAAQGLGAAVLAPLSLTMLTTSFPEGPSRTRALTIWTAVALAGGAAGNLLGGLLTEYLSWRSVLLVNVPVGIPAALFGLRVLARRGAPERAVRLDLPGAVLATAALTLLTFGVAQAHTHAWSDPRTALPLLGGGAALVAFAVVEARFAATPLIPPRLFRLPGIGWGNLAMLLAGASQVPLWYFLTLTMQDVLGYSAAQTGLGFLPHAAVMLLVSLRLIPLLMRRVQARVLIATGAIVEAGGFWWQSAITPDSGYVTGILGPAVLLSLGGGLLSTPLTRTVTSGVSHADAGAASGLMNTTRQFGGAFGLAVVLTLTATGTTGAAGSPAALAESYGDAFLSMAVILLVLAALTPLLPALRDSRSGARPGAGAGENTDGADGDTRPAVR, from the coding sequence ATGCGAGGGAGTTCCGCTGCGAGGACGGCGCTCGCGCTGTCGTGTACGACGCACTTCCTGGTCCTGTTCGACGTCTCGGTGATGACCGTGGCGCTGCCGTCGATCCAGTCCGACCTGGGGTTCACCCCCTCCGGCCTCCAATGGGTCGTCAGCGCCTACACCCTGGCCTTCGCCGGACTGCTGCTGCTCGGCGGACGCCTGGCCGACCTGTACGGACACCGCAGGGTCTTCACGGCGGGCCTCGCCGTCTTCACCGTCGCCAGCCTGCTCGGCGGGCTCGCGACCGACCCGGCGACCCTCATCGCGGCCCGGGCCGCACAGGGCCTCGGCGCCGCCGTCCTCGCCCCCCTGTCGCTGACCATGCTGACGACCAGCTTCCCCGAGGGCCCCAGCCGTACCAGGGCCCTGACCATCTGGACCGCGGTGGCCCTGGCCGGCGGAGCGGCGGGCAATCTGCTCGGCGGGCTGCTGACCGAATATCTCTCCTGGCGCTCGGTGCTGCTGGTCAATGTGCCGGTCGGGATTCCCGCGGCCCTCTTCGGCCTGCGGGTCCTCGCCCGCCGGGGGGCGCCGGAGCGCGCGGTCCGGCTCGACCTGCCGGGCGCGGTCCTGGCCACGGCCGCGCTGACCCTGCTCACCTTCGGGGTCGCCCAGGCCCACACCCACGCCTGGTCCGACCCCCGCACGGCCCTGCCGCTGCTCGGCGGCGGCGCGGCCCTCGTCGCGTTCGCGGTGGTCGAGGCGCGTTTCGCCGCCACGCCCCTGATCCCGCCCCGGCTGTTCCGGCTGCCCGGGATCGGCTGGGGCAATCTGGCGATGCTGCTGGCGGGGGCGAGCCAGGTGCCGCTCTGGTACTTCCTCACCCTGACCATGCAGGACGTCCTGGGCTACAGCGCCGCGCAGACCGGACTCGGCTTCCTGCCGCACGCGGCGGTCATGCTGCTGGTCTCGCTCCGGCTCATACCGTTGCTGATGCGCCGGGTCCAGGCCAGGGTCCTCATCGCCACCGGGGCGATCGTGGAGGCGGGGGGCTTCTGGTGGCAGAGCGCCATCACCCCCGACAGCGGCTACGTCACCGGCATCCTCGGCCCGGCCGTGCTGCTCTCGCTCGGCGGCGGTCTGCTCAGCACCCCGTTGACCAGGACGGTCACCTCCGGCGTCAGCCACGCCGACGCCGGGGCCGCCTCCGGCCTGATGAACACCACCCGGCAGTTCGGCGGCGCGTTCGGCCTCGCCGTCGTTCTCACCCTCACGGCGACCGGGACCACGGGCGCGGCCGGGAGCCCCGCCGCGCTGGCGGAGAGTTACGGGGACGCCTTCCTCTCGATGGCCGTGATCCTGCTCGTCCTCGCCGCGCTCACGCCCCTGCTCCCCGCGCTGCGCGACAGCCGGTCGGGCGCCCGCCCCGGCGCCGGGGCCGGGGAGAACACCGACGGGGCCGACGGCGACACCCGCCCCGCCGTTCGCTGA